AACTACACTGTCTTACTCTTTAGAAATACATGTACCCAGCCCCAGGcctctagtttaaatactcctcaACTTTCTagacatttttcccccaaaacagcggcACCTTCTCCATTGAGATGCAGTCCATCCCTACTGTGTAGCCAACAGTAAAGTCAGTatagttctccatgaacccaaacacTTCTTTCGTACATTAACTTTTGAGCAACTTATTTAACTTCTTAATCTCCAGCTGCCTTTGTGGTATTGCACGTGGTGCCTTTGAAGTCCTTCCCCTGAGCTTATGGTGTAAGTCTCTGAAATATTTTTTAAGggccttccacctacctcttactttgttgtGGgagccaatgtggaccatgacccaGTAATaggtcaacccgatccgcaatatGCCAAACCAGAGCACCCAGCAAACAACACATTGTTGGGTATGCATGGTCTGTGTGCAACATTTCACTGCCCGTACCCCTAATGATAGAATCTCCTAAAACCAGCACCtctctgaccttgcctgtgctcccattacccttcttactggagcagacagtcccctggttgctagaggccatgtcttgctgcagcatcgcTACCCCTGTTCTTATATCCCCCTCAACCGTTTGCTTGGCAATCTAATTGTGGTGTACTAGATTgggactagactccctgcaactcttaccccgccttctacatgttagcCAACTGCCCTCTGACTCTGAACCTCAATAAtaccatccccacacccatcttccccagtgaGTTTATGCTCAAGGAGCAACAAACTTCGCTCCATactgtcaattgcccgcagccttgaaacttgctcatttagatccagaatctgggtttCCAGGTGAGaatttttcacacatcccacacagcagaatGCCCCTTAAATAGTtgctcaaggaaagcatacatggcacaggatgtacactgcgtAGAATTGGCACTTATCACCACCATTGTACTAATGAAGAGTACAATAGAAAATATGGAAGAAAAGCAGGATTCACAGAAAAGGAGtaccacaaaatacagcagttacctcctAAAGTCCCTTAATACTtagtcccactttggacactgcacatacttaggatcaatgcacactcgcaaATGCTCCCAAACTCACTTTTCTGTTTGAAGGTTGGATGCCATTAAGCCGCTGCTTTCACTGCAACAAATATTTGGCTACAAAACCTATGAGGGTAGCAGCAGTGAAACAATGATAATGCAGGGAGCCGGTGGCTCTCTGCATCCTCAGTGTACCGAACTCTATCTCGGTTATTTGGAAACTGATCTGGAAGGTGAAGTACTGGTACTCTGGGGCTTGAGTCCTCTTTTCGGGCCATGACTGTAGTTACAGTGTTCCTTCTCTGGTGGCAGCCCTGTGAAAAACTTACACACTCAACAAAACTTGATAGAAAATTGTGTTCTATCAAAAGTATCCCACCTCCCATACATGATGCAGCTCCACCACGAAATACATACTCCAATGCTGTTTATAAGTAGCACagaaacacagttgttcgtggtgcacagtttgccccttaacgagatactcacggtataagaccggtccgcacagtctttgaaaaagtccacagaaatagagaaaataatttcactatgaccggagctcctagCCTTgctggcgaaaccctgggtcgggcgaataGGAAAGCTAGCTAGTtagttatgtgaatttgtgatatgcgcattttaatggactcttgtgagtatgatgaactgaaataaattttaactttattggaacgtaacaccatctgcctgcatattttcttccagctacaaatataattaaaggaggagaatgagagtgcgatggtgctagtctgaatggtgacatactttcagcaggagaaactgaagattggttCTGTTCATCGATGTTCTAAGATagaataacgagggagaagaagaatatttggagctccggtcatagtgaaattattttctctatttctatgGACTGTTTATAAGTACTGGTAAGTCCCTAAGTTTCCTCCCCATTCGAGctcttgagccctcttcatagttgtttaacaatatatcgttaaggggttaattcagtTAAGTTGGTGCTAGAATCGGGTCTATGCCAGATGATAGTTTCCAGCCCTAAACTATTATCCACTGATAAACTCCTTCACACTACTAAGTGAGCCAGAAGTAAACAGCTCCATTCATAGTGTAGTCGTGGTCCACTCATTGATATCCAAGATAATGGCTTGCAGATGTATCTAtgtagtgtttgcaccagttttttgttgcggctgcactgtgcatCTAAAGGAGCATTCGGGtgccaccacatttatgttggagTCCCGACATAATCGTGGCACCcacccattaaactgagtgcacttcaataatctggcgcactctgcacattggTAGTGCAGTTTAcctcactaatgataaatctaAACCAATATTTTTTTTAGCAGTGGCCTTATATAAAGAACTTACCGTGTATGCTcagtatataatacagtatatactgtataaaatttgtgctgaaaaaccctaactcagcctatactcgagtttattaaaaaaaaaagaaaattaacactgtactcacctttccaacgtcccctgtaggtcctctACTGCTTCCAATGCTTCTGTGTATCCTTGGGTCCTTCGGGTCCTCTTTGGGTTCTTCTGCTCATCTTCAGATCCTCTTCAGGTCGTTCCACTCCTCTTCAGGTCACATCGCgatgccggcggctcacaaacaaagACGTaggcaagcggctgacatcattctGTGTGCCGTCAAGtgcgaagacccgaagaggagcaaaACGAGCCAAAGAAGACCGAAGGACCCGAAGAGGATCGAAGCAAGAAGAAGACCActtgggggcgtcggaaaggtgagtacagtggtaattttttatttactacaggggggaaGGCTGGCAGACTCATTTTGAACATTTGAGATTGAACAATAAAGTCTTCATTTTAAGGGTGCGGTTAcaggttgcagttaaaactgcattgcaattagttttgaggtggttttaggtggtatcacttattttaacaagtaaaagacatgaaatcaacaggtgaatcACATTTgttgaacagctttctccttcaaaatcaaattcacccattcagttcatgtctttcacctgtgaaattgacaaaacttcacctaaaaccacctcaaagctgattatgATACAATTTTAATTGTAACGTGTGACCACATACTAACTCCCAAGATGGCCTTGGTgccttgttctattttcctatgTACAATAAACATGGATTCTTCAGACTTACCTGGTGCACCTTAAGTGAAGATTTTTAGACACAAGTGGTGAGCTGAGCATTACCTTCATTTTGCATTATACAGCTGCCTGTAGCATTGCAAaatatagtacatgtcctatgttttcatGTGGAAGTTGTGGTGCTATGGGACAACATACACTCAACCCAccgtgaccaggtgccataggcgtctatggggacCAATATCCGGCCACAAATTGGGTTTGTGTGCAATAGGCCTAAGAATGTATTAATGTGTAAGTGTAAaactatgtatattttctgaggggtttgctatggggccctgcagataggacactggtgGAGATGTATCAATTTGGAGTAATTTGCAGCTGAAATGCTGTGTGACACATTAATTGAGGGTTTTAAACCATTTTCAGTAAGTTTTCCGACATGGGTGAAAAAGGGGTGTGTGCACAATAACTAGGAGGCATGGCCAGACAGAAAATAGTTGTACGCTGGAAAACAGAATTCAGTCCCATGCACCAGAAAATTCGATATTCTATGATGCTTCCATCTTATACTACATCAGATTAATGATCCAACATcagatacaatggggcatatttacttatctggtctgaggagttcaccgaaagtgcattgtccgacgataatgcactgtgccgaaaTTCACTAAGATTACGTGAtcgtgatatcctgcatgtgtcacttccacgcTCAAGCCTGACGGAATACACCttgttcttcctagtgcatgaaAGTGCACACAATTCGAAACTTAAATctcgcactcagtctgaatcagccgGATCATCCGacgacatgcccccccccccgacttctTTTGCATGAAGGccagcgctgctgcgccaaaacctgatcgcgtgcaacacaatcccagcgcaaacctctgttaaatacttgtcaaggCTGCTCAAATCCCGAAGACGTCGAAcaaaccgacgaaagtgcgatccgcgactgtatactgtataaaatttgtgctgaaaaaccctaactcggcctatactcgagtttattaaaaaaaaaagaaaattaacactgtactcacctttccaacgtcccctgtaggtcctctACTGCTTCCAATGCTTCTGTGTATCCTTGGGTCCTTCGGGTCCTCTTTGGGTTCTTCTGCTCATCTTCAGATCCTCTTCGGGTCGTTCCACTCCTCTTCAGGTCACATCGCgatgccggcggctcacaaacaaagACGTAGGCAAACGGCTGACATCATTCTGTGTGCCGTCAAGtgcgaagacccgaagaggagcaaaACGAGCCAAAGAAGACCGAAGGACCCGAAGAGGATCGAAGCAAGAAGAAGACCActtgggggcgtcggaaaggtgagtacagtggtaattttttatttactacaggggggaaGGCTGGCAGACTCATTTTGAACATTTGAGATTGAACAATAAAGTCTTCATTTTAAGGGTGCGGTTAcaggttgcagttaaaactgcattgcaattagttttgaggtggttttaggtggtatcacttattttaacaagtaaaagacatgaaatcaacaggtgaatcACATTTgttgaacagctttctccttcaaaatcaaattcacccattcagttcatgtctttcacctgtgaaattgacaaaacttcacctaaaaccacctcaaagctgattacgATACAATTTTAATTGTAACGTGTGACCACATACTAACTCCCAAGATGGCCTTGGTgccttgttctattttcctatgTACAATAAACATGGATTCTTCAGACTTACCTGGTGCACCTTAAGTGAAGATTTTTAGACACAAGTGGTGAGCTGAGCATTACCTTCATTTTGCATTATACAGCTGCCTGTAGCATTGCAAaatatagtacatgtcctatgttttcatGTGGAAGTTGTGGTGCTATGGGACAACATACACTCAACCCAccgtgaccaggtgccataggcgtctatggggacCAATATCCGGCCACAAATTGGGTTTGTGTGCAATAGGCCtaagagtgtattaatgtgtaAGTGTAAaactatgtatattttctgaggggtttgctatggggccctgcagataggacactggtgGAGATGTATCAATTTGGAGTAATTTGCAGCTGAAATGCTGTGTGACACATTAATTGAGGGTTTTAAACCATTTTCAGTAAGTTTTCCGACATGGGTGAAAAAGGGGTGTGTGCACAATAACTAGGAGGCAtggccagacagaaaatagatgtACGCTGGAAAACAGAATTCAGTCCCATGCACCAGAAAATTCGATATTCTATGATGCTTCAATCTTATACTACATCAGATTAATGATCCAACATCAGatgcaatggggcatatttacttatccggtctgaggagttcaccgaaagtgcattgtccgacgataatgcactgtgccgcgattcactaagattacgTGATCGTGATATCCTGCAgaaacttaaatcccgcactcagtctgaatcagccgGATCATCCGacgacaatccccccccccccctgacttcttttgcatgaaagccagtgctgctgcgccaaaatctgatcgcgtgcaacacaatcccagcgcaaacctctgttaaatacctgtcaaagctgctcaAATCCCGAAGACATCGAAAAAAacgacgaaagtgtgatctgcgacccttagtaaataagccccaatgacagGTGCACTTGGTCTCCGTgctgtttgcctcactaatgtcaAAAACAAACAATGGCGTTCCTCTGCTTCAACGTTCCGCTCTTCAATCCAATAATGGTGTACTCAGGGAGAGTAAAAAGGAATGTACAGTACCTCTTTCTTTGCACTCACAGGTCACAAATAGGAATAAAATACCATGGTTGATCTCCGCATCCTGCTGGATTCTTCGGTCGGGGAGCTCCGATGGAGCAGCGGCAAAATcctgtgttacagctgggtcTTCCGACTGGGAACATCGGCTGATTCACAGTTAGTTCCGCTTTCTCACGGTCCGTGTAGTTCTTGAACTCaaggaaggagaggagaagagatCACAATGGTGCAATAAGGTTTTTCAAAGTTGAGATGTTTATTTATTATAGTATACTCACAAACAGGAGtgttaaaaagattttaaaaagtataaaatgCACGCTcatgcccgactccgagtttcaccaggtacggcttcttccggggcctcactaatgtgcactttgcaccacattatttaaaggggttgccctaaAAAAGGGGTATGTGGCTGGgatggggctgcttaaaaaaataaatacttacctCTGCATTCCCCATCCCAGTGTCCCGCACCGCCGAATCTTCCGGCCttgccctgtttgtttacaggggcacagaagctgtgcTGAGTGCTGTGAATGAGCCTTTGTCTGGGGGCTCATTTTGACTCATTCTGAGCCAAAACGCGCATCGGGGACGAGGTCTTCCCGGACAGTGGAGCACAGCACTTACAGAAGGTAAGAATTGGCACTAGATATGGAGCGGGCTTTGCATATTTCAGCACATTCTCAGTGACCCTCCTTTGCTTtccacatattggggcaaatttacttacccggtccattcgcgttccagcggcggcttctccgctctggattcgggtccggccgggatttaataaggtagttcttccgccgtccaccaggtggcgctgctgcgctgaaagtaaactcatcgcgccggaatgcaccgagctggaccaggtgaaggtaagcggtccttatgcgacacattttcggtttttaaatgcggcggtttttccgaatacgtcgggttttcgttcggccacgccccccgatttccgtcgcgcgcatgccagcgccgatgcgccacaatccgatcgcgtgcgccaaaatcccggggcaatttaagtacaagcggcgcaaaacggaaatattcgggtaacacgtcgggaaaacgcgaatcgggcccttaataaatgacccccactgtatttgATAGATAGCATTTCACAGGCTTTATGCCACTTATCTtcccctcttcctgctcaggCGCATACATTATGACGCAATGGTGTAAGGGTCTGCATGGTgcatacactatgacgtcacaCGCTCGCGACACAACTGCGTCATAGTGTTGTGCCCAGGCCGGaaaaggagaagacggagccgcgGGGCTGGGGCAAAGATGCTGAAAGGTGAgtaaagatttttattttgttttttagacTCATGGTGGAACTTCATATAGGgcccgcctatatgaagatctgccTTGGTGGGGTTGTGGATACTGTGAGCTACTCAACAGAGACCCTTGAACACAGTCTCACTAGATCCTTGATGATTGTGGCCCTGCCTGTTACTaccttatattatataatattatcgcAGCAAGGTGATTTTATTACAGTTTTGCTTATATTTTTATCATCACTGTGGATGTCTATatagtatctatctatatgtaaTGCAAGTGTGAGTATCATGGTAACCGTGATGTAACAAAAGCCATCATGTTCCAGAATATTAGTGATGTGACACAAACTATGATTTCACAATATAAAGGAGCTCTAAAGGTTCTGATTCCGTCCAGACCCTCTGAGGGTTTTAGAGTTAGTGGTGCAGGACATTTGCTATCCAGTTGTGTAGAGATGTCCAAGCAAAAGCGAAAACATTGCTTTGTTATTTCTTCTGATACAGAAGACAGCGGCAGCGAGGACCAGGTAAGTTCAATTTTTTGGCAAAAATTATTGTAGTGTTATTTTAATATCATATGTATAATATAAAAACTGGCTCCAACCACATTCCTGATATTATAGCTGACTTTCCATGTTGTAGTtacatgtatatagcagtgtcaCTCCTATCCCTGGTACTAGGGTCCCCATAGGAGAACTTAGGGGTCACCTCAGGAGCTGATTCTGGAGCTTTCTTGCCCCCTCCCTATACTGTAGTAGGGCTCAGACTTGTCTCCCAGCCATATATCAGGGCACATATCCTCATGATAAATCACTGCAGAATCCATTGTATATTAGTAGTAATAGTGTGACACTGCCTTACAGTAAACAAGATGTATATAGAATTTATCCAGGTAAGATTATGTCAATTTGTTAATATTTTCCTTCCTAGATTCTGGTCAGCAAAAAGAGCCGCAAATGTATTGAGTCCAACACATTGGATGATGATGAGACTCTACATCAGGTAAGTGGCCGCTTCTTTACAGTCTTCTCTATGGCCCTGAGCGGCTCTACAGAATTTATTACACTTTTATACTGTTTCTTTTGATTCTATATAATAATCTGGCTCTTTTATATTTCTTTATTCCAGTCTCATCCATTTACTCCAAGTTCTCCATGGAGCCTTGAAGAGGAGGATGGTGGCTCTGGTCCCTACCAGCCACCCATAGCAGGTATCCAGGACACTTCTATAATGATCAGGAATACCTCCCCAGTAGGATATAATAAATTACACTTTTATTACTGATATGATGttattatttgttatattttCCAGATCTGAATTCTCCATCCTCGAGCATTGAGCTGGTGGAGGAAAGGTACAGTATTTATATATTCACCATGTTATCAGGTTCATAGTATTTGGTCGCTAGGTGGCAGTATAATTAGTTATACACTATATTGTCAGCTTAGTTATCAGATGTGTAGAGTCTGCATGTTGTGTATGTTCTTAGAATATATTGATCATTGATCTGTGATCTTCTATTATGTTTTTCTTACAGTATCGGGAGACCGGAGCGTCCCATCAATTACGGTCTCCTGACAGATCTTGCCTCTCCTCATTCAAAATATGTGAACAACTTTCATGAGAACAAAATGGAGCTGACAAAACTTCTTTATGAGTTTTTTAACCATACCGTCTTTGACGATGAGGTATGCAATAAGTAGATTGAGTGTATACATTATAGAATTATAGGCATAAAGCTTATATTTCTTTCCTTCTTTGTAGCTTCCTGCAGACATGGAAGTGAGATGGAACAAAAGGATGACATCAACAGCCGGTGTCACCAGATTGCGAGGTGACAGCGGCGATCCATGTGCCATCATAGAGATATCAGAGAAGATCTGTGATTCTGCAGGTATGTTTCTCCTCATATACTACAGCTGCTCTGAGATCTTCCATGGCTCCTAATATACTGAATGTAATTTTCTCTCGCATTCTCTTCAGCGCGACTTCGGGACACGTTGATCCATGAAATGTGTCATGCTGCCTGCTGGGTCATTGATGGAGATGGAAACGCTGGACATGGCTGGCGTTGGCTGTTCTTCTGCCAGACGGCTGCACAGGCTCACCCTGACCTCCCACCGATCTCCAGATACCATGACTATGAGATCCACTACCCGTTCATGTATGAGTGCACAGGGTGCCAGTCCAGGTAAGATGCCATCTGTTATGGCCAGGGTTGTGTCCTGGAGTGTGATGTTCTTGTATTTTAAGAGTTTCTCTCTATTATTTGATCATGTACATTGTGTTAGTTACCACCACTGCTTGCTTCACTGATATCTAGAGATTATTTTCCACAGTAATGAATAAAGGAAGCtctataattgtatatatatttttttctgcttatatattttatcattaataTCATCTTTTTATCTCTCTAGGGTTGGACGCTGGAAAGCCTCTCTAGACACACAGAGGTTTGTGTGCAGCCGTTGCAAAGGAGACATCATCCTCCTAGACTCCACCTGAAGACATCAGTCAGTACATCTCTGACTCCATCATCAGTCACAATAAAGATCCAACCAAGATTCCAGCAGAGAGAAGTCACCCAGAAGACccgtgatatgtaacatctaccATCTTACCATCTGGGCAGCACGGAGGCTCGGTGACTAGCACTttggccttgcagcactgggtctTCAATTTACCATCGtctgcatggagtttgtatgttctccccgtgtctgcgtgggtttcctccgggtactccggtttcctcccacataacAAAAATATACTGATAGGTTAATTGGCTTTAGTAAAATTTTTACATTCGGCCAAAAATAGTTGCACAGTGTCATTAATCATTGTACATAATATTGGGAGTATTGGGAGGTGAAATGAAACAGTCCAGGTGATTCTATAACAGGTGAGATGTATTATAACCAAAGTAACAACAGCAAAACTGGTGTGGGCAGGGTGTATAATTGGGGCTGTGGCAACTCACAAATAGTGGCGCAACAAAACACCAGTGGGCCCTGATGCAAACTTAGAATtggggcccccatatacctaCACCCACATTGCAATCAGTACATCACCAAACTTCAGAGTGCGTTGCCAAAGTCCATAGAAAAGTTCACACGTTCTCAGCGGTTGCTCCTTACTGAGACAACAAACTTCCGGTGTGTCGTGTCCGCCGAGGAAGGAGGTTCcccctccgaaacgtcacgaCACACCGGACGTTCGTTGTCTCAGTAAGGAGCCACCGCTGAGAACGTGTGAATGTGCAAGGAGTAAGAGCCTTGTAAAAAGCAGACGAGTGTCCACACGTTCACCTATCATTTACACAGTTCACAGTTTACACATTTCACATTTTCACAGTTCCCaatgtgtgttgtccgacgatatTTGCActatgccacgattcactaacatcgtgtgcccgatatcctgcatctgtcacttcccgcTCAGCTCCGACAGAGTTTACCGTCTTCTTCCCGATGTACGTAAGTGCATTTGTTGTGAcgcaattttaatcttaaatcccgcactcagtccgaattagccggatcgtccgacggcccgcccccgatttctgtcgaatgaaagccggcgcagctgtgccaaaatccaatcgtatgcaacacaatccccttctaaatacctgtcacagtggcgcaaaaaacctcgggaagtccgacggaaatgcgatcagcagacccttagtaaacaagcccctacatgttactacattttgataaagaataatatcaactaatattcatgttttaaccctctcctatccagaactatctaagaacacactttctctcttattgcctcttgtaattttttttttttttttaatgatacgatgaacattcgatcctctttgcctaatgtagctacatattaacacagcaacccagaacatgtccataaagttatatgtaacaccaaaaacacacatgttctggaataaagtttttatctcACACATCCtgcattacttacacctatgttatgatgttctcactcaaattcttatgaagcgcggagggttctgttattgtgcagctaaaacaatggcacacatctaaacatgacttttattatctcattatcttgagttatggatatatagttatttatttgggttaccattgtgtaagggagcgtataatgatagatctgtgtgacgctcagtgcaattttatgcaaaaatagtttggtgtcccctgtggatttaagtggatttaacgttccctttgctgcatattttggtgaatatacacgtgtggggtctgtatgatctcctcacatcttactgttttaggtaAGTATgttgaattttcatgcaatttttgcattgtATTGCCGTTTGCTGCGAAGTTGcttgaaggtggtagtgtgtatgaatttaaaagttattcttgtttacatggtgatttttGGGGAAATTAGATTTTGAATGAacaggagctttttattttgtgcattatatatttGTGGATAACATTCAAATATGTCACGGTTTTTGTTTCAGCATTTTAGGGAGTATAAAtttttgatgttgtgtattgcggtatatatatatcttctcactttgtgttattatttttaaatccctatttgcatggccggcgccagcacccggcttacccgggcaagtgccggggccccagaggttccagaggggcccacggcaccaACTGGCAACATAAgtaaactcaattacatcggcatacttgtcgccgatgtaattgagataaGCGCCGCACTCACACTGCCGGCGCGgctgacagggggcggcaccgcaagcAAACCCACAAAAAACTTAATAGCATCGGCGCGGCGGATGTATTGCTGCCGGAGAGCatctaatactgtgcaggacgctgccgACATGATGACTTCACGCcaccagcgtccctgctgctgcacagaagACGCTGCTCTCACTCTGAAGAGGAAGCAGATGTAGAAGATGCGTGCAACGCTTGAGGTAAGttggcttttattattttttttctggccactaataatgtgtattttattaatCAATGGATCCTGTCAgcggtgtatattaattaatggaggggggggtatattaattaatggagcctggagggtatattaattactgtaatctggctggggggggggggtgtaaattaattaatggagcctggagggcaTAATAATTATTGTattctggctggggggggggctatattaattaatggagcggggggtatatattaattaatggagcctggagggtaTATTAAgtactgtattctggctgggggggggtatattaattaatggagcctggggggggtgtatattaattaatggagcctgggggaggggatatatattaattaatggagcttcgagggtatattaattactgtattctggctggggggggtgtatattaattaattgagcCAGGCTGGAGGGTGTATATTACTAAATGgagtctggggggctgtatattaatattggtatctTGAGGTTCtgtgtttttaatgccaccacatgagttcactgctaaggggcccagtgaggcactgtcgcccaggggcccactgaaacctggagccggccctgcctatttgtgcgtaaacctccacTTCGATGTGAGTTCTATGTAAAAACTGacgttatcaaggcattttcaatgcactttttgtttaataatttgtgtttgtcacaaagttacaaataatataaggtaaatattttctgtttggagcatattttaagtattttttataatatgtttcagtttgaatcaaaattgcacg
The DNA window shown above is from Engystomops pustulosus chromosome 1, aEngPut4.maternal, whole genome shotgun sequence and carries:
- the LOC140075171 gene encoding germ cell nuclear acidic protein-like yields the protein MSKQKRKHCFVISSDTEDSGSEDQILVSKKSRKCIESNTLDDDETLHQSHPFTPSSPWSLEEEDGGSGPYQPPIADLNSPSSSIELVEESIGRPERPINYGLLTDLASPHSKYVNNFHENKMELTKLLYEFFNHTVFDDELPADMEVRWNKRMTSTAGVTRLRGDSGDPCAIIEISEKICDSAARLRDTLIHEMCHAACWVIDGDGNAGHGWRWLFFCQTAAQAHPDLPPISRYHDYEIHYPFMYECTGCQSRVGRWKASLDTQRFVCSRCKGDIILLDST